A part of Lacinutrix sp. 5H-3-7-4 genomic DNA contains:
- a CDS encoding rhodanese-like domain-containing protein: MGFLDFIFGAKKRQVETYLNNGAVILDVRSQREWDKGHIENAVHIPIDELNNRVDEVKALNKPIIACCESGVRSAKAAKFLNLNNISAINGGGWIGLKKKL, translated from the coding sequence ATGGGATTTTTAGATTTTATTTTTGGTGCTAAAAAACGACAAGTTGAAACATATTTAAATAATGGCGCAGTGATTTTAGACGTAAGAAGTCAACGCGAATGGGATAAAGGCCATATTGAAAATGCTGTACACATACCAATAGACGAATTAAACAATCGTGTTGATGAAGTTAAAGCTTTAAACAAACCTATTATAGCTTGTTGCGAAAGTGGTGTACGTTCTGCCAAAGCAGCAAAATTTTTAAACTTAAATAATATTAGCGCTATAAATGGTGGTGGTTGGATTGGTTTAAAAAAGAAATTATAA
- a CDS encoding aromatic amino acid hydroxylase has protein sequence MNQNIETNPLIDRLPPHLKQFIKPQNYDDYSPINQAVWRYIMRRNVFYLSKVAHHSYLKGLDLTGISIESIPSMYGMNRILKNIGWAAVAVDGFIPPNAFMEFQAYKVLVIASDIRQLENIEYTPAPDIIHEAAGHAPIIANPDYAEYLRRFGEIGSKAILSSHDNDMYEAVRTLSILKEASTSTIEEIAKAEEHVNTLQNKKVPLSEMAKIRNLHWWTVEYGLIGSIKSPKIYGAGLLSSIGESEWCMTDAVIKKPYSIDAAEVEFDITKPQPQLFVTPDFAYLMEVLEEFSSTMALRKGGFRGMQKLIDSKKIGSIELNTGLQISGVFTEMITDEDNNVVFFKTEGPTALANREKELIGHGQHENINGFCSPIGKLKGINLAIEDMGPRDLKAYNFYDGKRLFIEYDSGITVEGLNVTGIRNIYGKLILIEFEDCTVKHKDRILFSPNQGSFKLAVGSSIVSAFAGAADFRSFNNLYHVSETNTEQNIKSEKTLALERLYKNVRDLRSLEYSKESVTLIVQSLKSDHPEDWLLLLELYEITNKSDQNLSELLLTHLDDIKHKRPEVAHLITNGLELTN, from the coding sequence ATGAACCAGAACATTGAGACAAATCCACTTATAGACAGACTTCCTCCTCATTTAAAACAATTTATAAAGCCGCAAAATTATGATGATTACAGCCCAATTAATCAAGCTGTTTGGCGTTATATTATGAGAAGAAATGTTTTTTATTTAAGTAAAGTTGCTCACCATTCTTATTTAAAAGGGCTTGATTTAACAGGTATTTCCATAGAATCCATCCCAAGCATGTATGGCATGAACCGTATATTAAAAAATATTGGTTGGGCTGCTGTTGCTGTAGATGGTTTTATTCCTCCTAATGCTTTTATGGAGTTTCAAGCTTATAAAGTTTTAGTTATAGCTTCAGATATTAGGCAATTAGAAAATATAGAATATACACCTGCTCCAGATATTATACATGAAGCCGCAGGACACGCTCCAATTATTGCAAACCCAGATTATGCTGAGTACTTAAGACGTTTTGGAGAAATAGGGTCGAAAGCTATTTTATCTTCACATGATAATGACATGTACGAAGCTGTTCGTACTTTATCTATTTTAAAAGAAGCTTCAACATCAACTATCGAAGAAATTGCCAAAGCCGAAGAACATGTAAATACTTTACAAAATAAAAAAGTACCACTTTCTGAAATGGCAAAAATCAGAAATTTACATTGGTGGACTGTAGAATACGGACTAATAGGCTCTATTAAAAGCCCAAAAATTTATGGTGCTGGATTACTATCTTCCATTGGTGAAAGTGAATGGTGCATGACAGATGCTGTAATTAAAAAACCATACAGCATTGATGCTGCCGAAGTAGAATTTGATATTACAAAACCACAGCCTCAACTTTTTGTTACTCCAGATTTTGCTTATCTTATGGAAGTTCTTGAAGAATTTTCTAGTACTATGGCTTTAAGAAAAGGCGGTTTTAGAGGTATGCAAAAATTAATAGATTCTAAAAAAATAGGAAGTATTGAACTTAATACTGGTTTACAAATTTCTGGCGTATTTACTGAAATGATAACCGATGAAGACAACAATGTTGTATTTTTTAAAACAGAAGGTCCTACAGCTTTAGCTAATAGAGAAAAAGAATTAATTGGGCACGGACAACATGAAAATATAAATGGTTTTTGTTCGCCTATTGGAAAATTAAAAGGCATCAATCTTGCTATTGAAGATATGGGACCACGCGATCTTAAAGCTTACAACTTTTACGATGGCAAACGTTTATTTATAGAATACGATAGCGGTATTACCGTAGAAGGCTTAAACGTAACTGGAATAAGAAATATTTATGGTAAATTAATTTTAATTGAATTTGAAGATTGCACTGTTAAACATAAAGACAGAATATTATTTTCTCCAAATCAAGGCTCTTTTAAACTTGCAGTTGGCTCATCTATAGTTTCTGCTTTTGCAGGTGCAGCAGATTTTAGATCTTTTAATAATTTGTATCATGTTTCTGAAACAAATACAGAACAAAATATTAAAAGCGAAAAAACATTAGCGTTAGAACGTTTATATAAAAATGTTAGAGATTTAAGAAGTTTAGAATATTCTAAAGAAAGCGTAACTTTGATTGTACAAAGTTTAAAAAGTGACCATCCAGAGGATTGGTTATTACTTTTAGAACTGTATGAAATTACAAATAAGAGCGATCAAAATTTAAGTGAATTACTATTAACACATTTAGATGATATAAAACATAAAAGACCAGAAGTTGCTCATCTAATTACAAATGGTCTTGAATTAACAAATTAA
- a CDS encoding TetR/AcrR family transcriptional regulator has translation MKQETRKEEIIRVAAKLFKEKGYSAVTMRDLATAMGIKAASLYNHINSKQDILNTIIISIAEEFTQGMKLVQDSKLSCIDKLKQIVALHVKIASENIYGMASLNNDWMHLETQLNYYLSLRDNYEKDFLSIIQQGIESSELKNVNPEIVMFSMLTTLRSLYIWIPKKEELNANDLANNLNKVLIHGINI, from the coding sequence ATGAAACAAGAAACACGTAAAGAAGAAATAATAAGAGTAGCAGCTAAACTTTTTAAAGAAAAAGGATACAGTGCGGTTACTATGCGAGATTTGGCAACAGCTATGGGAATAAAAGCAGCCAGTCTTTACAACCATATAAATTCTAAACAAGATATTTTAAATACTATAATAATTTCAATTGCCGAAGAATTTACACAAGGCATGAAGCTGGTACAAGACTCAAAACTATCTTGTATAGATAAGCTAAAGCAAATTGTTGCTTTGCATGTAAAAATAGCAAGTGAAAATATATATGGAATGGCATCCTTAAATAACGATTGGATGCATTTAGAAACACAATTAAACTATTATTTAAGTTTAAGAGATAATTACGAAAAAGATTTTCTTTCCATCATACAACAAGGTATTGAATCGTCAGAACTTAAAAATGTAAATCCAGAAATTGTAATGTTTTCAATGCTTACCACATTACGATCACTATATATATGGATACCTAAAAAAGAAGAACTCAACGCAAACGATTTAGCAAATAATTTAAATAAAGTACTCATTCACGGAATTAACATTTAG
- a CDS encoding 2Fe-2S iron-sulfur cluster-binding protein has translation MAQFYKLKIQDIYKETDDTSVVSFAVPDNLKNEFKFRQGQHLTLKADINGEDVRRSYSLCSGPNDNEWKVAVKQISGGKFSSYINNNLKAGDELEVMVPSGTFGVEVQPEASKNYLFFAAGSGITPVLSMLKAHLSAEPNATCKLFYVNKTAKSIIFKEALEQLRNTYFGRLEIYYFLTKERRDIELFNGRFDDEKMQVLTKTFIDIPDTSEVFLCGPEKMVHFVSDYLVNAGLPKELVHFELFVTGLSDEDIKRAERLAQQNVEGTEVTIVDGGKEFAFTMTKEYDNILDAALGAGADLPFACKGGVCSTCKCEVIEGNVEMKINYALDDKEVAQNLVLSCQAVPTTDKVIVDFDV, from the coding sequence ATGGCACAATTCTATAAACTAAAAATACAAGATATATATAAGGAGACAGACGATACTTCGGTTGTTTCTTTCGCTGTTCCAGATAATTTAAAAAACGAATTCAAATTTCGTCAAGGTCAGCATTTAACGCTAAAAGCAGATATTAATGGCGAAGATGTTCGTCGTTCATATTCACTATGTTCTGGCCCAAACGATAACGAGTGGAAAGTTGCAGTAAAACAAATTTCCGGAGGTAAGTTTTCAAGTTATATAAATAATAATTTAAAAGCAGGAGACGAGCTAGAAGTTATGGTGCCAAGTGGAACATTTGGTGTCGAGGTACAGCCAGAAGCATCAAAAAATTATCTGTTTTTTGCAGCAGGAAGTGGTATCACGCCAGTGCTTTCAATGTTAAAAGCACATTTATCGGCAGAGCCTAACGCAACTTGCAAATTGTTTTACGTTAATAAAACAGCAAAATCAATAATCTTTAAAGAAGCCTTAGAGCAACTTCGAAACACATACTTTGGTAGATTAGAAATCTATTATTTTTTAACCAAAGAACGTCGTGATATCGAGTTGTTTAACGGACGTTTTGACGATGAAAAGATGCAAGTTTTAACCAAAACGTTTATAGATATCCCAGACACAAGCGAGGTTTTCCTTTGCGGACCAGAAAAAATGGTACACTTCGTAAGTGACTATTTAGTAAACGCAGGTTTACCTAAAGAACTCGTGCATTTCGAGTTATTCGTAACAGGTTTATCAGACGAAGATATTAAAAGAGCCGAGCGTCTAGCACAACAAAATGTAGAAGGAACAGAAGTAACCATAGTCGATGGCGGAAAAGAATTCGCCTTCACCATGACCAAAGAGTACGATAACATTCTCGATGCAGCCTTAGGTGCAGGAGCCGATTTGCCATTCGCCTGCAAAGGTGGCGTTTGTAGCACCTGCAAATGCGAGGTCATAGAAGGAAACGTAGAAATGAAAATAAATTATGCGCTAGACGATAAAGAAGTCGCGCAAAACCTGGTGCTAAGCTGTCAAGCAGTACCAACAACAGATAAAGTAATCGTCGATTTTGATGTGTGA
- the paaA gene encoding 1,2-phenylacetyl-CoA epoxidase subunit PaaA, translating to MSEEQVKNLEEQFEARIARDEKIEPKDWMPEKYRKTHIRQMSQHAHSEIVGMLPEGNWITRAPSLRRKVALLAKVQDEAGHGLYLYSATETLGISREEMYEQLHTGKAKYSSIFNYPTITWADMGAIGWLVDGAAIINQVPLCNTSYGPYARAMIRVCKEESFHQRQGYEIMIKLANGTPEQKEMAQDALNRWWWPSLMMLGPTDAESIHTAQSMKWKLKRKSNDDLRQQFIDQTVPQAELIGLTIPDPDLKWNEERQSYDFGEIDWDEFWQVVKGHGPMNKERMKARVNAWEEGEWVRDAAMAHAEKKQERKEKKAV from the coding sequence ATGAGTGAAGAACAAGTAAAAAATTTAGAAGAACAATTCGAAGCACGTATCGCAAGAGACGAGAAAATCGAACCAAAAGATTGGATGCCAGAAAAATATCGTAAAACGCATATTAGGCAAATGTCGCAACACGCACATTCCGAAATTGTAGGTATGCTTCCAGAAGGTAACTGGATTACAAGAGCACCTTCTTTAAGACGTAAAGTAGCATTGCTTGCAAAAGTTCAAGACGAAGCTGGACATGGATTATATCTATATTCAGCAACCGAAACTTTAGGTATTTCTAGAGAAGAAATGTACGAGCAGTTACATACAGGTAAAGCAAAATATTCATCTATTTTTAACTATCCAACAATAACTTGGGCAGATATGGGAGCCATTGGCTGGTTAGTTGATGGTGCAGCAATTATTAATCAAGTGCCATTATGTAACACGTCTTATGGACCATACGCAAGAGCAATGATTCGTGTGTGTAAAGAAGAAAGTTTCCACCAACGTCAAGGGTATGAAATCATGATAAAATTGGCAAACGGAACACCAGAACAAAAGGAAATGGCACAAGATGCTTTAAATCGTTGGTGGTGGCCAAGTTTAATGATGCTTGGACCAACAGATGCAGAGTCAATCCATACAGCACAATCTATGAAATGGAAACTAAAACGTAAGTCTAACGACGATTTACGTCAGCAGTTCATAGATCAAACCGTTCCGCAAGCAGAATTAATTGGTTTAACCATTCCAGATCCAGATTTAAAATGGAATGAAGAACGCCAAAGTTATGACTTTGGAGAAATCGATTGGGACGAGTTTTGGCAAGTGGTAAAAGGTCATGGACCAATGAATAAGGAACGCATGAAAGCAAGAGTAAATGCATGGGAAGAAGGTGAATGGGTTAGAGACGCAGCAATGGCTCATGCGGAGAAGAAACAAGAAAGAAAAGAGAAGAAAGCGGTTTAA
- the paaB gene encoding 1,2-phenylacetyl-CoA epoxidase subunit PaaB: MSTKNWPLWEVFVRSKNGLEHRHCGSLHAADEEMALENARDVYTRRSEGVSIWVVESKHITASNPENNGEMFEPAQDKVYRHPTFYDLPDEVKHM, translated from the coding sequence ATGTCAACAAAAAATTGGCCCTTATGGGAAGTCTTCGTAAGAAGTAAAAACGGATTAGAACATCGTCACTGCGGAAGTTTACACGCAGCAGATGAGGAAATGGCATTAGAAAACGCAAGAGATGTCTACACTAGAAGAAGCGAAGGTGTAAGTATTTGGGTGGTAGAATCTAAGCATATTACAGCATCCAATCCTGAGAATAATGGTGAAATGTTTGAACCTGCTCAAGATAAAGTATATCGTCATCCAACATTTTACGATTTACCAGACGAAGTAAAGCATATGTGA
- the paaC gene encoding 1,2-phenylacetyl-CoA epoxidase subunit PaaC, translating to MKNENLYKYILGIADNSLILGQRLGELTGHGPSLETDIACTNISLDLFGQVRSYYQYAAKIAGDNRTEDDIAMLRKEREYVNVLLVEQPNTNFAYTIARQFLFDVYHFLFLTQLEKSKDLTLSAIATKSLKEVSYHQRFSTDWLKRLGDGTAESKEKMQEAIDGLWTYTDELFHQTEADIAMVSEGVGVDVTKLKEAYYEKVEAVLKEATLTVPESKWFQKGGKQGIHTEHLGYLLSDLQYMQRTYPNMEW from the coding sequence ATGAAAAACGAAAACTTATACAAATACATACTTGGTATAGCAGACAATTCACTTATTCTTGGACAAAGACTAGGAGAGTTAACAGGTCACGGACCAAGCTTAGAAACAGATATTGCCTGTACTAATATTTCACTAGATTTATTTGGTCAAGTACGCAGCTATTACCAATATGCAGCAAAAATAGCTGGTGATAATAGAACCGAAGATGATATTGCAATGCTTCGTAAAGAAAGAGAATATGTAAATGTGTTATTGGTAGAACAACCAAATACCAATTTTGCATATACTATTGCACGTCAGTTTTTGTTCGATGTGTATCACTTTCTCTTTTTAACTCAATTGGAAAAAAGTAAGGATTTAACGCTTTCAGCAATTGCAACAAAGTCGCTAAAAGAAGTAAGCTATCATCAACGTTTTTCTACCGATTGGTTAAAACGATTGGGAGATGGAACAGCTGAAAGTAAAGAAAAAATGCAAGAAGCCATAGATGGTTTATGGACCTACACAGATGAGCTTTTTCATCAAACCGAAGCAGATATAGCTATGGTTTCAGAAGGTGTTGGTGTAGATGTAACCAAACTAAAGGAAGCATATTACGAGAAAGTAGAAGCGGTTTTAAAAGAAGCAACTTTAACTGTTCCGGAATCTAAGTGGTTTCAAAAAGGAGGGAAACAAGGTATTCATACAGAACATTTAGGATATTTATTAAGCGATTTACAATACATGCAGCGTACCTATCCAAATATGGAATGGTAA
- the paaD gene encoding 1,2-phenylacetyl-CoA epoxidase subunit PaaD — protein MTTTEQNIESILIPILEKVSDPEIPVLSIMDMGVVRSAVIENNKVKVQITPTYSGCPAMDVIGDDIKAALKTAGYDSEIELILAPAWTTDWITPRGRKALEDYGIAAPLNAEADKDVLLNGKRLVKCTNCGSTNTRLVSQFGSTACKAQFQCDDCQEPFDYFKCLK, from the coding sequence ATGACAACAACAGAGCAAAACATAGAATCAATATTAATTCCAATTCTGGAAAAAGTGTCTGATCCTGAAATTCCAGTATTATCCATTATGGATATGGGAGTTGTCCGTTCTGCTGTCATCGAAAATAATAAAGTGAAAGTTCAAATCACACCAACCTATAGTGGTTGTCCAGCAATGGACGTGATTGGTGACGATATAAAAGCAGCTTTAAAAACCGCAGGATATGATTCTGAAATAGAATTAATCCTTGCACCAGCTTGGACAACCGATTGGATTACACCAAGAGGACGAAAAGCGCTAGAAGATTACGGTATTGCAGCACCTTTAAATGCAGAAGCAGATAAAGACGTGTTGCTAAATGGAAAACGATTGGTGAAATGTACTAATTGTGGTTCCACAAATACAAGATTAGTAAGTCAGTTTGGTTCTACAGCATGCAAAGCACAATTTCAGTGCGACGATTGCCAAGAGCCTTTCGATTATTTTAAATGTTTGAAATGA
- a CDS encoding enoyl-CoA hydratase-related protein, whose product MSKSILLKIENKIAYITLNRPEVFNSINREMAFLFQDTLDTCEANADVRAIVITGAGKAFGAGQDLKEVTDPDLNPGFKKILDEHYNPIIMKIRAIKKPIIAAVNGVAAGAAANIALACDIVVAHEKVNFIQAFSLIGLIPDSAGTYFLPRLIGFQKAQALAMLGDKIGAEEAEKMGMIYKMIPLENFEEDVNKLALKLANMPTLALGKIKEAFNASLTNTLEQQLALESKLQIEAASSNDYAEGVAAFIEKRKPNFKGN is encoded by the coding sequence ATGAGTAAAAGCATTCTTTTAAAAATAGAAAATAAAATAGCTTACATCACGCTAAACAGACCAGAAGTATTTAATAGTATTAATCGCGAAATGGCATTTCTATTTCAAGATACTTTAGATACTTGCGAAGCAAATGCAGACGTTAGAGCCATTGTAATCACTGGAGCAGGAAAAGCGTTTGGTGCTGGTCAAGATTTAAAGGAAGTTACAGATCCAGACTTAAATCCTGGTTTCAAAAAAATATTAGACGAGCACTATAATCCAATAATAATGAAAATTCGTGCTATAAAAAAGCCAATTATCGCAGCAGTAAATGGTGTTGCAGCTGGAGCAGCAGCCAATATTGCTTTAGCTTGTGATATTGTTGTAGCACATGAAAAAGTGAATTTTATTCAAGCATTTAGTTTAATAGGCTTAATTCCAGATAGTGCAGGAACGTATTTTTTACCTCGATTAATCGGTTTTCAAAAAGCGCAAGCATTAGCTATGTTAGGTGATAAGATTGGAGCTGAAGAAGCAGAAAAAATGGGAATGATTTACAAAATGATTCCATTAGAAAATTTTGAAGAAGACGTTAATAAACTCGCTTTAAAATTAGCAAACATGCCAACCTTAGCTCTAGGTAAAATTAAAGAAGCATTTAATGCATCATTAACCAATACTTTAGAGCAACAACTGGCTTTAGAATCTAAATTACAAATAGAAGCAGCAAGTAGTAATGATTATGCCGAAGGTGTTGCTGCATTTATTGAAAAACGTAAACCAAATTTCAAAGGCAATTAA
- a CDS encoding 3-hydroxyacyl-CoA dehydrogenase NAD-binding domain-containing protein, producing the protein MNVGIIGSGTMGSGIAQVAATAGCKVKLYDTNQAALDKAKASLEKILNRLIEKGRINTEEKNRIQSNISYVDSLKDLADANLTIEAIIENLDIKKKVFSELESYVAYDCIIASNTSSLSIASIAASLQKPERCVGIHFFNPAPLMKLVEVIPAIQTSKEVLEKAIQTISNWKKVVAVAKDTPGFIVNRVARPFYGEALRIYEEGLADFTTIDYSLKSLGGFRMGPFELMDFIGNDVNYTVTETVFTAFYFDPRYKPAFTQKRFAEAGYLGRKSGKGYYDYSEGAVKPEPKEDNDVAEQICNRVLVMLINEAADALFLNIASAEDIDNAMTKGVNYPKGLLAWADEKGIDWCVNKMDELYNEYHEDRYRCSPLLRKMNRENKTFF; encoded by the coding sequence ATGAACGTAGGAATAATAGGATCTGGCACAATGGGAAGCGGCATAGCACAAGTTGCTGCAACTGCTGGTTGTAAAGTAAAATTATACGATACCAATCAAGCGGCTTTAGATAAAGCTAAAGCGAGTTTGGAGAAAATTTTAAATCGTTTAATTGAAAAAGGACGAATAAATACAGAAGAAAAAAACAGAATTCAATCTAACATTTCTTATGTAGATAGTCTTAAAGATTTAGCAGATGCTAACTTAACGATCGAAGCTATTATTGAAAACCTAGACATTAAGAAAAAAGTCTTTTCAGAATTAGAAAGTTATGTTGCATACGATTGCATCATAGCATCAAACACATCAAGTTTATCCATAGCATCCATTGCAGCTTCACTACAAAAACCAGAACGCTGTGTCGGAATTCATTTTTTCAATCCAGCACCTTTAATGAAATTGGTGGAGGTTATTCCTGCTATTCAAACCTCAAAAGAAGTGCTTGAAAAAGCCATTCAAACGATTTCCAATTGGAAAAAAGTTGTGGCTGTTGCTAAAGACACACCAGGTTTTATTGTAAACAGAGTCGCAAGACCTTTTTATGGCGAAGCATTAAGAATATATGAAGAAGGATTGGCAGATTTTACAACCATAGATTACAGTTTAAAAAGTTTAGGTGGTTTCAGAATGGGACCATTTGAGTTGATGGATTTTATAGGAAATGATGTTAATTATACAGTAACCGAAACCGTATTTACAGCATTTTATTTCGATCCAAGATATAAACCAGCATTCACACAAAAGCGTTTTGCAGAAGCAGGATATTTAGGACGTAAATCAGGAAAAGGTTATTATGATTATTCTGAAGGAGCTGTAAAACCAGAACCAAAAGAAGATAATGATGTAGCAGAACAAATATGCAACAGAGTTTTAGTCATGTTAATCAATGAAGCAGCAGACGCACTATTCTTAAATATTGCTTCAGCAGAAGATATAGATAATGCTATGACCAAAGGTGTCAACTATCCAAAAGGGTTATTGGCTTGGGCAGATGAAAAAGGCATCGATTGGTGTGTTAATAAAATGGATGAATTATATAACGAGTACCACGAAGATAGATACCGTTGCAGTCCATTATTACGTAAAATGAATAGAGAAAACAAAACGTTTTTTTAA
- a CDS encoding four helix bundle protein, translated as MKSNYHFKFEDLIVYQKAMDFGEVVDEQVKQFPNHELYALSSQFRRAADSIALNLAEGYPGSDAQFVKHINHAIHSANECVSCSTKAKRRKYVSFEQNENNRKLISELTKMMSSLRNKIIERNKTNP; from the coding sequence ATGAAAAGTAATTACCATTTTAAATTTGAGGATTTAATAGTATATCAAAAAGCTATGGACTTTGGAGAAGTGGTTGATGAACAAGTAAAACAATTTCCTAATCACGAATTATATGCTTTGTCTTCGCAATTTAGAAGAGCAGCAGATTCTATTGCTTTAAACCTTGCAGAAGGATATCCTGGTTCAGATGCTCAATTTGTTAAGCATATTAATCATGCTATTCATAGTGCTAATGAATGTGTAAGTTGTAGTACCAAAGCTAAAAGAAGAAAGTATGTTAGTTTTGAACAGAATGAAAATAATAGAAAATTAATTTCTGAATTAACTAAAATGATGTCATCATTAAGAAATAAAATTATTGAACGAAATAAGACTAATCCCTAA
- a CDS encoding PaaI family thioesterase, translated as MPLTGDQIPHKMLSQDAYSTWLGIEILECEIGRCKVAMTVRKEMLNSMGKAHGGISYSLADTAFGFAANTHGKYAVSIETSINHIEALEEGDYLTAESVIENVKNKLGFNIIEVKRGEELVALFKGVVYRTSKSWEE; from the coding sequence ATGCCTTTAACTGGAGACCAAATCCCACATAAAATGTTATCCCAAGATGCCTACAGCACGTGGCTAGGAATCGAAATCCTAGAATGCGAAATAGGTCGCTGTAAAGTAGCAATGACTGTAAGAAAAGAAATGCTAAATAGCATGGGTAAAGCACATGGCGGAATCAGTTATTCCTTAGCTGATACAGCTTTTGGCTTTGCAGCAAATACACATGGTAAATATGCAGTGTCTATAGAAACAAGCATTAATCATATTGAAGCATTGGAAGAAGGCGATTATTTAACAGCAGAATCTGTAATAGAAAACGTAAAAAATAAATTAGGTTTCAATATTATTGAAGTAAAAAGAGGAGAAGAATTAGTTGCACTTTTTAAAGGTGTGGTTTATAGAACAAGTAAATCTTGGGAAGAATAG
- the pcaF gene encoding 3-oxoadipyl-CoA thiolase has translation MKEAYIIDGIRTPIGNYKGTLSAVRTDDLGALVISEVVKRNPNIPKEAYDDVIMGCANQAGEDNRNVARMSSLLAGLPYTVPGETVNRLCSSGLSAIIHANRAIKTGDGDVFISGGVENMTRGPYVMAKPSSAFGGDSKMYDSTFGWRFVNPKMHEMYGTDGMGMTAENLVEKYNISREDQDKFALWSQQKATKAQENGRLAKEIVTVEIPQRKKDPIQFSKDEFVKPTTSLEVLGKLRAAFKKEGGSVTAGNSSGLNDGAAATIIASEDAVKKYNLKPLARIVSSAVVGVEPRIMGIGPVQASNKALEKAGLTMDDMDIIELNEAFAAQALACIRAWGLEDNDPRINPNGGAIAIGHPLGVTGARVAYSAALELQEQNKKYALITMCIGVGQGYAAIIENVNM, from the coding sequence ATGAAAGAAGCATACATAATAGACGGAATTAGAACACCAATAGGAAACTACAAAGGCACTTTATCTGCTGTTCGTACAGACGATTTAGGCGCTTTAGTAATTTCAGAAGTTGTAAAACGTAATCCAAACATCCCAAAAGAAGCATACGACGATGTTATTATGGGTTGTGCCAACCAAGCAGGAGAAGACAATCGTAATGTTGCACGTATGTCTTCACTCTTAGCAGGATTACCATATACCGTTCCTGGCGAAACCGTTAACCGACTTTGTAGTTCAGGATTATCAGCAATTATTCATGCTAATCGTGCCATAAAAACAGGCGATGGAGATGTTTTTATTTCTGGTGGAGTAGAAAACATGACACGCGGACCATACGTTATGGCAAAACCATCATCAGCATTTGGAGGCGATTCAAAAATGTATGATTCTACTTTCGGATGGCGATTTGTAAATCCGAAAATGCACGAAATGTATGGCACAGATGGCATGGGAATGACTGCAGAAAACTTAGTAGAAAAATATAATATATCTCGCGAAGACCAAGATAAATTCGCACTTTGGAGTCAGCAAAAGGCAACCAAAGCACAAGAAAACGGACGACTAGCAAAAGAAATAGTTACTGTCGAAATTCCGCAACGTAAAAAAGACCCAATTCAATTTTCAAAAGATGAGTTTGTAAAACCAACAACATCTCTTGAGGTTTTAGGAAAACTAAGAGCAGCCTTTAAAAAAGAAGGCGGAAGCGTAACTGCAGGAAATTCTTCAGGATTAAACGATGGAGCAGCAGCAACCATTATTGCGAGTGAAGATGCGGTGAAAAAGTATAATTTAAAACCATTAGCAAGAATAGTGAGTTCTGCAGTGGTTGGTGTCGAGCCAAGAATCATGGGTATTGGTCCAGTGCAAGCGTCTAATAAAGCATTAGAAAAAGCAGGTTTAACCATGGACGATATGGATATCATCGAGCTTAACGAAGCCTTTGCGGCACAAGCTTTGGCCTGCATTCGCGCTTGGGGATTAGAAGATAACGACCCAAGAATTAATCCAAATGGAGGTGCCATTGCCATTGGTCATCCACTTGGCGTTACAGGAGCAAGAGTGGCCTATTCTGCGGCTTTAGAGTTGCAGGAGCAGAACAAGAAATATGCGTTGATTACCATGTGTATAGGCGTTGGACAAGGTTACGCGGCAATAATTGAAAATGTAAATATGTAA